DNA sequence from the Delphinus delphis chromosome 7, mDelDel1.2, whole genome shotgun sequence genome:
CAGAGATCATTAGATCACTGTGTAATACATTTCTGTCTGTTCCATCTACCATATACCCACATTTAGACCATGATGATGTTTCCCCCATTGTAAGCAGAACAGCATCTTCTAAAGTTGGTCCCTCTGTACATGTGATAAGCCCTGTCTGTGACAGTTTATCTGATCCATTCCGTAGTCACATAACACAGACTTAAGTAGTACTAAGTTCCCTCTGTCGGATCCTCCTTACCCATGTGGCACTAGGAGACCACAGTAATTATGCTATTACTCTAAGATCTTCATTTGGATGAGTTCCCCCACCATGGAGGAAAGATTTTAGTTGGATGCCTTTTACTGGATTTCAGTCAGCATTTGACAAACTTCTGATATGGTGGCAGAATGACCTGGATACATTTGGAAGGAGGCTGCAGCTGAGAACCTGTGTTTTCTCTCATTGTTTTCCTCTGATTTTCCTTGCACTGCCCTTGGACCAGCACCCAGCTACGTGGCTTACAtataatttctcccattttattatCTCCAAGAAGGTTTCAACCACCTTAATTCCCGATACATTTCCGCATTAACCTAGCattctctttgtattttaagATGCTGTTTCTTGAGAGGTGGGCAGGAGGAGGAATAATCAATCAGGTAGCTGTTATACCCTGGtaaacatgttttttattttttaaattggacttcccttttaaaaatatggaccAGTATCATCTTCTGCTTActtgctttaaatatatatatatatatttatatatatatatataattatatatatatatatataattatctatGGAGACTCTTGCTGTATTCCCTGAAGTTAGAAAGGAATTGGTAGGGAAAAGTCTTAGGTTTCCTTTCTTATGCTttgaagcattattttaaaaatgtcttaaaaagcAAGTACTTGGTTACACTTCTCACTCCAACATTGGAAATGACTCTGTTGATGCCTATCCCCCCTCCTAAGAGAAGATAGATGATAAGAATATGGGTTTTCAGTCTCAGATGCCCAAAGAATGAGGGCCCTTGTGGGAATCTGTGAACTACCCAGTCCACCAGCCTCGggttacaaaagaggaaactaagATTCTTGAGGTCACTGGCCTCAGGTCACCCGAAAAAGTGgcagatcaggaaaaagaaaaacgagGCAAGAACAGTGCTAGACACAATGCCCATGTTCTCATTTGATCCTAAATCAACACTCTACCATTATTCTCGCAGCTATAGTAGCAAAAATTAAGGAATCAGAGAGACCATATGGTTTTCCTGGTAAATATTCATGATAAGAATCCGATTCTGCCTAAATTGAACAATTTCACTTTCCTCTCAGAATTCAAAGCCAGATGCTCTCTACCCAACTACAGATGAATTTTTATGAAAAGCCTATGCAAGTAGTAAAGAGTAGCTAACTATTACGAGGCAGTCTAAGCGATAATGATAAGTGTATGTTAACACTTGTATGGATATGTGAATAAATGGTCTAGGGACACAAACCATTGGGACCTGGTGAAGAAGGCAGCCAccttggggttgggggggggtcTGAAAAGGCCCCAGGAATGggccagaaggaaggagggagggggtgtgAGGGTGGGTGCAGAGGCCCGAAGAGGTCACTCCCGGTGGAGGGAGAAAGGCAGGAAGTATATTGAGGGGACTGGTTGCCATAGTAACCACACACATGGATTGGATGAATGAGCTTaagaacttgaatttgctgtcAGTGTCTTCATacagcagtgggaggggccaccaATCAAGGCAGGTGATGGTCAACCCACAGTGCAGGGCCATCCCTGGTCTGTGCTATTTGAGGTCGCTAGGCAAGCAGAGGAGAGTGGAAGCCCCTCAACCCTGCACAGCACCTACTATCAATTTTACCTGCAGACTATCTGTTTGCTGTTCTCCCTCACCATTCTAGACAGAGCCCTCCACAAACCCTTAAGTGCCCGAAGTATGGCCCTTGAGCATCCTTTCTTGCACACAGTGCATACTCTATTCCATACCTACAGCCCCCTGAGGGATGCATCTCAAGCACAATATGATCCTACTGCCTAATCTATACATCAGTTCTCTCTTCACCCCTTTCCATTCTGTTTTGTCCATAGGATCAAGTTCTAGTACCTCGACATGGTCTAAAGTCTTAATGATTGCATCCCTTCCTGCCCTTCCCACTGGATCTTGCCTGCTGTTGTGCTGGCTTCTGAATTGCCGTCAGCTGACCTTCTGGCAGGTCCTTGTATATACCGCCCACCTTCCTGTCTCTGACCTTAGAAACTGCGTTCCCTCTCTCCTCGGATAAAACTTCTGCTCACTTTCCAATTAGTTACACCTTCTCTCCTGTAAAATCTCAATTCCAATGTCACTTCCCTAAGGAAGCCTTTTGTAACCCTCCAGATTAGAAGAGGCTTCCTTTGTGTGAGATCTCATGTACTGTTTCTTCATAGCAATTAATAGTGTGGAGGTTTTTCTCTGCCCTCCAAAGGGAGGGCCTGCTTGGGGAGGATGAATCAATGAAAAAGGCTTGCCTCCTCCCGCTGACTTCTTGTGTTTTAAGGTCCTGACCATTCTTAGGAGTCCATCAGGCTTCATGAATCAGATAGGGGACAGTACAGCTCTTGTTGTTAATGGTACAAAACAAAGTGTTTTTCCATAGAAATGGACAGTCTCTCTAAGATGGTCTACGAACAGGTCTTAGAGTTTCAGCGTTCTGTGCTCCATCCATAGAAATCAAAGTCTTTTGTCTGAGAAAAGAGGTGGGACGGGAACTTCTGTGTTTTGAGGGTTGCAAAGGAAAGGCCATGGTGGACCCCAGAGAAGGAAAGTGGACATGGTTTGGGGGACCCCGAGGGACAGATGGGCCCATTACTTCTGTATACCTTATCTTTTGGAAAAGAATGAGCATGTATGAGCATGAAAGCATTGGGCACTAAGAACTGCCATTTGGGGGACAAAGAGAGGCCCCCACTTATAGGTACCAGTGACCTGTGGCTCAGTGGAGCCATTGTCCCATGGAGGGTCACCATCCAACCGGGGCCTGGTGGTGTTGTCAGGTGAGGCACATCAGACACCAAGGATTTAGACTGTTAAGTGTAGAGTGACTTCCTTTTGGGACAGTGAAAGACCCTGTAGATCTTGTAATATATTCAGGGAAAGAGAGACCATGGCAGCGATACTGACTTTCTTGCAGTCTCATCTATAGGATCAGGGCTGGCTGATTTACCTTGAAGATTTGACCACCATGGTGCATCCCTGTGTCATGGGATACTTTGCATCAGTTACAGTCAAAAATGTACATTTAATGACTATAGACTGAAAAGGAACAGGATCCCATTTACGTGTATAACTTATAAAGCCCTGTGCTTAGCgcattgttttacaatgttggaGAAATCTTGAATGCATGTTGAAATCCCTACTGAATTAAATCTACAGTAGAGTGGAGAGTCTGAGGCATGGAGTGTCCTTCTTCACGGGGATGGGATGAAAGTTGAATTAATGGATTAAGCTGGTATATAGGGTAGAATACAGTCTGTTGACTTTTTGTTGCTCTCTGTTTTGACACCTTTCTCAAGTACATTGTCTTCTCTCTCTTGTTTTAACAATTTTGTCatgtttaaaattgaagtatagttgatttacaatgttgtgctagtttcaggtgtacagacacacacatacacatacatatatatatttcagattcttttcccttatacgttattacaagatactgagtatagttccctgtgttatacagtaaatccttattgattatctattttatatatagtagtgtgtatatgttaatcccaaactcctaatttatccttctcccaccctttcctctttgataactgtaagtttgtgttctatgtctgtgggtttacttctgttttgtaaataagttcatttgtatcttttattttagattccacaaataagtggtatcatatggtatttgtctttctctgacttacttcacttagtgtgataatctctaggtccatccatgttgctgcaaatggcattatttcattcattttaaggcTTGAGTAATATTGTCTTCTTGCATGCTCTTTCTAAATCAATGCTGGGGACTCCCTCAAATGCTGTCTTGAGAAGGATTCTGGActcacaaatggcattattgaaAATGATTCAATAGTCCGTGTTGATTTCAAAAGTACTACTTTTTCATTTAgctaatttcttctttctctccattgTGGTGAATGGGGCTAAGTATCAGTGCCTCTTGACACTTTGGCATTTCTGCCAGCAACCAGCACAGCTGAGATGGATGtggaatggggcagggggtgctgCACAGCAGTGTGACAAACAGCTCAGCCCGGAACACTCACATTTGTCAGGAGAGTTGGGTCAGATTGGGTGTAAACGGCGTTTCCCATCTACTCCCATCTCTCTCTCGTACTTGCCCTTGGACCTACCATTGGAGAACAGAGCAGGGAAGTGCTCTAAAAACAGAGAAGTTTTGGACAGCTCAGGCAGCTGCATGGACACAAGGGCAACAGAGGACAGCATGAGGGAAATGTGGGAGACGGAGTGGAGACCACGGCCTGCAGTGATGTGGAGACACCGTCCAAAGACAATGCATTTCCAAGTTCTCCTGCTCCCTGTTGAACAAAGCATTGATCCCCACACCTGGCCTTACCTTAACCAGTGAGGATCCCTGAAGCATTTATTTGAAGTTCTTGCCACCAGGATCTTGCTGGGGACCTGGAGTGTCCCCTGAGTGCCTCTCAAGGGCTTCTGGGTTCCCTGGCCTATTTCAAAGGTACTGGGGCCCATTAGACTTTCAGTGGAATGCAGGGGACAATCTCAGTTCCTCTAGACCCCCACTTTCCTGAGGACCATCCTCCATGATTGTCTATCCAGAGAACACTCACAAAATGGCTTGAGTCGAGCTAAATATTGGACTTTTTAaagggttttttaaattgaaaaatagctgatttaccatgttgtgttagtttctggtatacagcaaagtgattcagttatacatatatatatatatatattatttttcatattcttttcatatggttttttacaggatattgaatatagttccctatgctctacagtaggactttgttgcttatccattctagtttgcatctgctaaccccaaactcccaatccatcccgcccctgcaccccctcccccttggcacccacaagtctgttctctgtgtctgtgagtctgataCAGGACCATGTCGATGTACTAGAACTTGATCCTATGGACAAAACAGAATGGAAAGGGGTGAAGAGAGAACTGATGTATAGATTAGGCAGTAGGATCATATTGTGCTTGAGATGCATCCCTCAGGGGGCTGTAGGTATGGAATAGAGTATGCACTGTGTGCAAGAAAGGATGCTCAAGGGCCATACTTCGGGCACTTAAGGGTTTGTGGAGGGCTCTGTCTAGAATGGGGtatctgtgagcttagtatgactttaggtagtCTGTGTGCTGATGGGGGGGGtctgtgcattttttaaatgaacgcAGTGTCATTGTGTAGAATACATGAGATATGCACGTTAGCACTTAGCCTAATGCCAAATGCAGTATAAACTGTGGGCAATTTCTTGATGGATATCAAGGGCCTTACCCTTTGACACATTAATTAACTTCTGGGGATCTAGCCTAAAGAGAAGAACACATCTAAACAACTACAAAAAATGATCAATGCAAGAATATGCTCATAGCGGTGTGCTTGATGAGTGCATCATTAGAAATGTGCTATTGGGAGAAGTTTGTTTGGAAACTGCTATTTGTTTTCAGAAATGCAGGACTGTCACTAACAAATATATTTGGGACCTAAGGATGTTTTTTTTCAGGATTATGAGGCTGTACAACCTGAAGGATTAATCTGTTCTAGGACTAGGAGCTGTCCTAGGTATCTAACCCCACTACCTGGCCACTTTACTGCAAAGTTGAATTCAGGCAGCCAGGCAAGCCAGGGCATTCCTCTTTCAGAaatccctgtctttttttttttttttttgcagaagtgGCACTGGCTATGGAAATAGGTGGAGCTTAGCCTCTTTCATTGGGATTGAGAGATTTACAGGGAACATGGTGTGTCTATGAATAGAACAGACTGtgtttgccaagggggaaggggagtggagAGGGGTGAATTggtagtttgggattagcagatgcaaactagtacatATAGACTGcatgaacaacaaggacctactgtatagcacagggaactatattcactatcctgtagtaaaacataatggaaaggaacatgaaaaagaatgaatatatatatatatatatatatatatatatatatatatatatataaaactgagtcactttgctgtacagtggaaattaacacaacattgtaaatcaattataattcaataaaataagttaaaaaaagatgTGTCTATGACTATTTAGAGGAAAATACGGCATTACACTTACCTGAATAAGCTCACTGCATTGTTATAGAGGTTGgctataaaaattacaaatggcTTTCATATTGTAACACCTATTCATAATCTAGATGGTATTCCAGGCTTTCTCCTATTCATCTAGTAAAAGTGACTCCAGCACATGGCTCAGctgggcacatatatacatttgtcTATTTTCCTGTAACTTCTTCAAGTAAACTCGGACCCATTTTCCCTCATTTATGCAAAGGATAATCTTCTTCCACTTCTTCCTGCTTCTAGTCTACACACACTTAATACTCCCCACTTCTGGTCCTCTCATGCATCCCCCCCTCGACTTCCCATGTTACTAAAAATACtcttaatacattaaaaatctgGCCAATGTCACTTTACTGCTTCTAACTTTGAATGATAACTTTGGCAAGCATAAACTCACCTGCTTTATGGTCCATGGTCCTCTCTGTCCCACTGCAAGTTCAGAAATGACTCATTCCCCAGGGATGCCATTTTGCTAATTTTTCCAAGCCTTTGCAAACACCATGCCATCTGCTGAGAAGGCTGACCGGGCACTCACTCTTGTCTTTCCCCACTTCCTTCCAGGAAAGCATCGCCTCCCTTGTGAAACCTTTGCTTCTTTAGCTATTTCTTCTACCAGGCTGCCCTGGGGACATTCCATATTGTAACAAAGTTTTCTCATACGTATCTCTTTGAAAGGTATCCCAGTGCTTGGCACTTAGTTGACTTGCAGTACAGCattattcaatgaatgaatgtaatTAGTTTTATCTCTGGATCCCTAGAAACTTCTGATGCTTCCcatgcccccacccaccctgggtcTTGGATGACCCTCTTTGCAGATAGCACCATGAtgtagaaaaaagaatggaaaacaatCTTGTGGGTGTGTCTGAACAAAGCTGacatatttttccctttaagaTCTTGCTGCTGTATGTAAAATGATCCTGAAATTAAGGTCAGCTCCAGGTGGTTGTTTATATCAGCTGTCAGATTGCAGAATAAAAAATGgcttttatatatttgatttttattgttttccaggGCAATGTCACATTTTCCTGCTCCGAACCACAAATTGTTCCCATCACATTTGTCAACTCGAGCAGCAGTTATTTGCTGCTGCCCGGCACCCCCCAAATCGATGGGCTCTCGGTGAGTTTCCAGTTTCGAACGTGGAACAAGGATGGTCTGCTTCTGTCCACGATGCTCTCTGAGGGCTCAGGGACCCTGCTGCTGAGCCTGGAGGATGGAACCCTGAGACTCGTGATTCAGAAAATGACCGAACGTGCAGCTGAAATCCTCACAGGTACTGTCCACTGACAACTTCTATGTCGTTTCTTGTTCAGCCAAGTCAATACGTGTTTGAGAATCTGACCAAAACATACAGGCTCCAGCTCCCAGGGGTGTGAGATGACCAGTCTTCACAAATTTACTCTAAGTCTGAAGAgccaacatttgttttctttttttcttcttttataaattttgtattggagtatagttgatttacaaggtcgtgttagtttcaggtgtacagcaaagtgattcagttatacatagacatgtatctattctttttcagattcttttcccatctaggtgATTACAGAGTATTGCATAtacttctctgtgctatacagtaggtccttgttgtttatctattttatatatagccgtgtgtatctgttaatcccaaccttctAATGTATTCCTCccctcatctttcccctttggtaaccataagtttgttttccaagtctgtgagtttgtttctgttttgtaaataagttcatttgtatcattgtttttagttcaatatataagtgatatcatatgatatttttcttcctctgtctgacttacttcacttaatatgataacctctaggtctaatcatgttgctgcaaatggcaatgtttcattcttttttatggttgagtaatattccactatatatatatatatatatatatatatatatatatatatatatatatatatatatatacaccacatcttctttatccattcatctgtcagtgggcatttaggtggcttccatgtcttggctattgtaaacagtgctgcaatgaacattggggtgcatttatcttttcgaattatagttttctgtggatatatgcccaggagtgggactgctagatcatacagtaactctatttttagttttttaaggaacctgcatactgttctccatagcagctgcaccaatttacattcccacaacagtgcaagagggtccccttttctccacaccctccccagcatttattatttgtagactttttgatcatgaccattctgaccagtgtgaggtgacaccttatggtagttttgatttgcatttctctaataattagcgatgttgagcaccttttcataaaagtttttaaaattgttctcaAAAAGCTGAAGATTGGAAAGTACTTTCTTTTATAGCAATAGAGTataggtcctaatgtatagcaacATGGAATAGATGTATGAATAACATCCTGACTCTTCTATCTGCCATTCCTTCAACATGGAGCCATGgaattttctccctccttctctactTATTATCTTACTGACGTCCCCTGTCCTTCTGGAAGCAATGTGTTCACTTAGTGACAAGTACTTACCGAGGTCAGACCACCTGCAGGCATTGGATTGGGGGCTAAGGCAGGCTGCTAGGTCAACAAATCCTGAGAAGCCTTCCTGGCTCTACAGCCTGAATCAAACTGCCTCCTCTGTGCATCCTGGACCAATATCCATCCTGGATTATAGGACActgaatcatttatttaatttaaatgtctttcttCCCCCACTGGACTCTGAGTTTTGTTATGCAATTAAATTAGAGGAAATTGAGTTAAGTAAAGGATGTGACTTAATAGTCAAGATCAGGTCAGGCTATGGGAAAGCCTCTGATGTCAATGGGTGAACAAAAAACCCATTGAacctgttactgaaccaaacttgggtccgctCACCCATgtacagtaaagccaatctactgacaccgaattgtggtgaaggaaagtatagattttattgcagggcaccaagcaaagagaaggggcagctcatgctcaaaagacctgaactccccaaTAGCTTTCAGGTAAGGGgttttaaaggcagtgtgagggagggagctgcagggtgtatgatcagcttgtgcacagttctcagattggttggcatcaaggtgaagtttcCAGCATCATCAatcttctggtttcaaccagtctaGGGTTTCAACCAGTCTAGGGTCTATGTTGTTGTGGTCAGCAATTTTCATCTGGGGGGTGGTCAGcttcctgtaaaaaaaaaaaaaagcctttggaATATGTGTCAGACCTTTATCTttatctttcagggaactgggaaTTTGGTGATTCTGCCATGTGGCTgatttatagtctaaattgttaccagtttcccagcccaacagctattctttatttttacatcttcacattcctaatcattaactacttttttttcctaatcattaactcttgagcAGCCTTTTGAGACTCAGTGTAGGCGTGGGAGACTAAAGCAAAAGCCTATTACTTCAAAGGAAGGGACACAGGGTCTTGTATACAGTTTCAAACCTCTGGAAATAACAGAAGGGCCTGGATCTGTGAGTCAGAGAGGCAGGTTCCAAAAGCACCTTTTCCCCTTACTAGTTAGTCTGGGGCCCTAGATGAACTTTGTCTCCCATGTAAGTGAGAGTGCATTTGTTATCTACAGCTGCGTAACAAATTATACCAACATGTTTTAGTTGAAAACCGCACATGTTATGTCTGATTTTCTAAGAGTCAGGAATCCAGGAGCCCTTTGGGCAATTCTGGCTGCAGTCAAGTTGTTGGCAGGGGCGACAGTCATCTCAAGGTTCAACCGGTTCTAACTCTGCTTCCAGGCTAACTCATGTGGCTGTGGGCAGACCTCAGAAGATCCAAACTTATCCCCACGCCCTCTCCAGAAGGCTGCCTCATTGTTAGGGCAGCATTCTTACCCCAGAGTGAGTGACCCTGGAGAGAGTGGGAAAGAACCCCCAGGACAAAAGCCACAGTCTTTGTATATCTCATCCCATCCTTTTCAtcatattctattcattagaaaaaAGTGAATAAGTCTAGCCCTTGCTCAAGTCAAAGGGATTATACAAGGATTCAGATACTAGGAGTCAGAGCCAGCCTCAGCACATGCTCGGTGCCGGCAGCAGTAACCAAGGGAGATGAGCAGGGTCCCAGCAGCATGGCCGCCGAGCTTGAGAGGGTCTGGGGGAGGTAGTGCTCCCTGTCTGAGGGGCTCCAGCCCAGTGGCCACACCAGGAGGAagacaaaagagaatgaaagaagcaGATAATCTTGAAAGTACAAAGGAAGAACGGGTTTGTGAAACAGGATCTGACCACCAACCTCTTAGTGATAATCAGCAAACAAATTGGGACTATTTTGTTGACAGCCTTTTTGAGGAAACTCAGAAGGTTGGTGTCAAATGTTTGTCTGCCACTGAACAAAAGAAACTGGTAGGTGTAAGTACAAAATTATGGAAAAATGGATTCACAGTCAGTGATGATTTCAGAAGTTATTTTGATGGTGCAGCTCAGCAGTTTCTGAACTCCATCAAAAAAGGGGAATTATCTTTGGAATTACAGGATTTTTGATAATGAGGAGGTTGATGTTAAAGttgaagataagaaaaatgaagtatGTATGTCAACAAAGCCTGTGTTCCAGCCCTTCTCAGGACAGGGTCACAAACTGTGAAGTGCTACACCAAAAATTGTTTCTAAAGCAAAGTGTATTGAagttgagaataaaaataagttgTCTACTGTCTCACTAAACAGTCTGGAACCCATCACTAATATACAGATCTGGTTAGCCAATGGGAAAAGGAGTGTCCAGAAATTTAACATTTCTCATAGGATAAGCCACATCAAAGACTTCTTCGAAAAACACCAAGGATCCCAAAGAAGTCCTCCCTTTTCCCCGGCAAGAGCTCTTCCTTTCCTCAAATTGCTAGATGAAACACTCACACTAGATATTAGTACTCATGGATCACTGGGGTCCATCTTAGCATCTACCTACAAAATGAGATTCAAAAAAATGCTTACATCACAAGACTGTGACGATGATTAAATATGATCTAAACCCTTTAGCACAGTGTTGAGAAGCTATTtagcaaatttctttttcttccacacTGACTCAAGACCTCAGGCAAAAACAGGCCTCACTCCTTAGAGTCATAAAAGCTGAGTGAGTTTGTGCAGTCGTGGGGCTTTTGTGAAATTTCTAAGATTTCTAGTCATGGAGGTGAGTTAATCGCTTAGAAACATAACATTTTTCatgtgcagagttataaaagttAAACCTCGATCCTCcttatttgaagaagaaaaatcgtGAGCTGGCGTTGATCTGTTTCTCTCCAACCGGCGAGATGGTTGAGTACAGAGACTTGTAGAGCTCAGGTCAAAAGTGCAGTTTTAATATAGTACAGGCCCCAGTGACACTTTGCTCTAAAGCATTACCTGTATTATTAAGCATGTGTCAGTCCATTAAAATGTGTTGATGACTGAGAGAGAGGCTGATTAAAGCTGCTCCAATATCCagtaaagagggagaaaaaaatcatgttataTTAGACCTGTCtctcaaaaaaaatcaaacaagtaaaagaaagatttaaaaacattctGATGTCTGTCTCAGAAAACTCTTGCTTGCTTCTTTCTCCAAGAATTTCCcgaaatttggaaaattcagaaattttggaatttcttttatttttctttgaaatggatCAAGGCTTTGTGTCTACTGGCATTGTTCTACCTGGGGGAAaaaggtaaacaaacaaaaaaatcagactaACAAAAAAGTTTTCTCCTCCCATACATTTCTGAAGAACCTTGTTTTCCAAGTTCTTGAGATTGTACTGGCTTTATAAGAGAAAAATCTCACatgagaaatcagaaaaataataaacattgttCTAATAATTTTGAGGGCCACTGGGGCTACCCTTGACACATGGTACCtcatggaaaatagaaaatagcaCATTATTAATTGAACAGGGAATCCAGCTATTTAAAGATTTACTTGAGAATAGTTCATGTATTTCTAACGTCTTGGGTCTAAAAGAGAAGGTGACCCCTATGAGAAGGTCAGCACATGGATGCCTGGCACATTCACTTCGGTTACCAAAGCTTCATAAAGTGTACATAGGTTTTTTGGGGTGTGGTTATTTTGTGCCGTTTGCATTGGGTATCAGGAAGAGAAGTCCAAATGAAATCGTCCTCAAAATAGAAAGCATCTGAATTTAGTTGTTCTAAGGGATGAAGTTTTAGGGAGTTGAAGGGCAACGGTATAATCCCTcccttgtatttttctttattttctatttttgtcatCTCCTTTCTTGAAAGCCTTGTATATGTGAATATGAGGCAAAAGTCAAGGGCATCCTTTCACTCTAAGTGATATGACAGT
Encoded proteins:
- the LOC132428749 gene encoding LOW QUALITY PROTEIN: UBX domain-containing protein 2A-like (The sequence of the model RefSeq protein was modified relative to this genomic sequence to represent the inferred CDS: inserted 2 bases in 1 codon) is translated as MKEADNLESTKEERVCETGSDHQPLSDNQQTNWDYFVDSLFEETQKVGVKCLSATEQKKLVGVSTKLWKNGFTVSDDFRSYFDGAAQQFLNSIKKGELSLELQXIFDNEEVDVKVEDKKNEVCMSTKPVFQPFSGQGHKLISHIKDFFEKHQGSQRSPPFSPARALPFLKLLDETLTLDITLTFQTFTHANVAFSNLVTLSQKVELDLQEDDFIKLLAVPREELTNEDLIELEVQRKDEEGQEEEEIVQGVLYQKEVRGWEKSEAIRKFPDPVIRDRIKVGEEI